TGGCAacctaaataaaattttattcaaccTTTCAATTTTTATACACATTTATAACatctaataagaaaataatacttttacttttatagaTAATTCATTCTAAATTATCTTATATACGTTAGaataaaaagactttttatTGGTGTTTGGTAGGTATTTAGTAGAACATGAGATGTTTGCGTATCATCACCCTTTTCTATTTCCcacaaattatttcttttcatttgttatTTCAGATTTTGTATAAACTTTTGAATTAATCTCTTAAGTGAGATGCTTCAAGCGACACAAAGAGGTTAATGATAATGTTTTCTTGTATCTATATTTTCTGTATTAAGATTTTAACAGAGAATAAATAGTACAAGATTAGTTGAGTACATATAGGTGTCAAATTAATGTGTCTAACTTTAAATTTGAATTCCTCAAAaagattttaatgattttagaTGTGTACTTCTTTTTAAATAACgtaattattctttttctatataattttgAACTATGTAACTGGTACGTAATATATTATTCCtttatgtatttcttttaattattcatccgtgattaaaattaactatttagtttaacaaaatagAATTCACTTAGCAGTTAGAGTTGTTTTTATGTAGTGTTGTAATGTTCCCGTCCAGTAGGTTTATGAGTTAAAAAAgcaactaatttaaaattagcGGATTAAGAAAActaatgaatttataattacGTTGTTAATGGCTATAAGCAAAAGTAATTTCATggaaaataaatgtattatgTCGAAAttgaatatcatttatttttttaaatcttcgTTAATCATATTCATTTCAGTTAAAATTCATGAAAGATAGATGaagattgatttatattattgaaaattcGATTcaagtatataatatatttactttgaatttttatatgtattttaaatgttaagaacctaaaaaatatgttttatttattatttctgtaatactaatattaaaatacaatatcatattttaatattatatcacGCTATTATAATAGTTcattaatattagtttaatgttgaatcatttaattttgaaaatattttcacactTATCCACTAATATTTTTGCAataactaaaagaaatattgtCATATATTGAAAGATCTTTTTccttaaacttaattaatagaGGAAAATATCTTTAAATGATTTCTCAAACTTAttatgatgaaataaaataagttaataaatggataattaataaaaagtaataatacaCTTTATTGCACTCTTTCGGTGTGTAAATTCATTCGAAAGACGAAACATTAACAAGACTAAGTCACATTTATATTAGGATCCCGATATTTTAACAACGCTATTTTGACAACGCCtttgacaacgccacgtgtcGCGTTGTTATTGGTtgcttttgaaattaattttttaatatgaaaaattgaattggaGTGGTTTTCCGAAAGTGCCCCTGGTTATTTTTGAATGCTCTGTCCAGAAGAGTTGGTTCTCTGTCGTAGGGATTTCATTTTGAAGATTTCGTTCTCTCTCCAACNCGCATTCTCTTCTCCCATTTCCATCTTTAGGGATTTCGTTCTCTGTCGTAGGGATTTCCTGTGTGGTTTGTGGTCTGCTTTATCGGGACTCCGTGCAACGTTTGATTGAAGAGCANCGTTTTAGCACCCAACACCCTTTTGGGAGCAGCGTTTAAAAAACCAGGGAGCACCAACCAGGATTCAGTACAGAATCCATGTACTCACCTGGTAATCGCTNNNNNNNNNNNNNNNNNNNNNNNNNNNNNNNNNNNNNNNNNNNNNNNNNNNNNNNNNNNNNNNNNNNNNNNNNNNNNNNNNNNNNNNNNNNNNNNNNNNNNNNNNNNNNNNNNNNNNNNNNNNNNNNNNNNNNNNNNNNNNNNNNNNNNNNNNNNNNNNNNNNNNNNNNNNNNNNNNNNNNNNNNNNNNNNNNNNNNNNNNNNNNNNNNNNNNNNNNNNNNNNNNNNNNNNNNNNNNNNNNNNNNNNNNNNNNNNNNNNNNNNNNNNNNNNNNNNNNNNNNNNNNNNNNNNNNNNNNNNNNNNNNNNNNNNNNNNNNNNNNNNNNNNNNNNNNNNNNNNNNNNNNNNNNNNNNNNNNNNNNNNNNNNNNNNNNNNNNNNNNNNNNNNNNNNNNNNNNNNNNNNNNNNNNNNNNNNNNNNNNNNNNNNNNNNNNNNNNNNNNNNNNNNNNNNNNNNNNNNNNNNNNNNNNNNNNNNNNNNNNNNNNNNNNNNNNNNNNNNNNNNNNNNNNNNNNNNNNNNNNNNNNNNNNNNNNNNNNNNNNNNNNNNNNNNNNNNNNNNNNNNNNNNNNNNNNNNNNNNNNNNNNNNNNNNNNNNNNNNNNNNNNNNNNNNNNNNNNNNNNNNNNNNNNNNNNNNNNNNNNNNNNNNNNNNNNNNNNNNNNNNNNNNNNNNNNNNNNNNNNNNNNNNNNNNNNNNNNNNNNNNNNNNNNNNNNNNNNNNNNNNNNNNNNNNNNNNNNNNNNNNNNNNNNNNNNNNNNNNNNNNNNNNNNNNNNNNNNNNNNNNNNNNNNNNNNNNNNNNNNNNNNNNNNNNNNNNNNNNNNNNNNNNNNNNNNNNNNNNNNNNNNNNNNNNNNNNNNNNNNNNNNNNNNNNNNNNNNNNNNNNNNNNNNNNNNNNNNNNNNNNNNNNNNNNNNNNNNNNNNNNNNNNNNNNNNNNNNNNNNNNNNNNNNNNNNNNNNNNNNNNNNNNNNNNNNNNNNNNNNNNNNNNNNNNNNNNNNNNNNNNNNNNNNNNNNNNNNNNNNNNNNNNNNNNNNNNNNNNNNNNNNNNNNNNNNNNNNNNNNNNNNNNNNNNNNNNNNNNNNNNNNNNNNNNNNNNNNNNNNNNNNTCGCCCCTTTACACACTTCCTCCAATTCAGTGCCGGAACGTTATCGAAAACGTAAAACCCAAAACTTCAATACACACAGTGATGGTTTCGTGAAGGTTTCCTGAGATTGCAATGACACAGAGAGTGGTTTCGTGGAGTATCGTGGTTTCGTGGAGAGAGTTACGTCTTTCTTGGAGAGAGATGGGTTACCTAGGCATGAATCATTAAATTTCGACCATGTCCTTTTCTGCAAATGCCCTTCCCTTcagctattttctttttaaaaaatacatttcaaacaGCCAATCAGACGTTGCCATTTGTGGTTGTcaaaaacgttgtcaaatggggttgtcaaagtaacattttcctttATATTAATGAGTTTTTCTTATATATGAATGATGGtcaacttttttacttttacaaaatatattttttttcatccaaaGAATAAACGAAAGcacaatatatattcataaaataaaaaaaaaataaaaaaaggtcaAAGCAAGTTTTATTAGTTGAAATCCAAGATCCTATTgttgaataaaaatgagaaaattcaCCTTAGTTTTGCGTGACACGTTTAGGATGACTTTAGAGTTGCAGGGTCAGAAATTATCATCTTGTCAATTCCATTCTCAAATCTACTGTGTCCTCTTTGTCAACACAATAACTTATCAGGCATGcaatagaaaatgaaataagtgCATTTAGTGTTCAGGAATTAATACTaaccaaacataaaattatatgtaattttgtgtatttttggTTGATGTGATTATGCAGCCAACATCATTCTCACAAACTCCTCATAATCAACGAGACCGTCACCATCTAAATCAGCCTCTTTCACCATCTGTGCCACTTCTTCGTCTGTCACCTTCTCTCCAATGGTCCTCATCACAGACCTCAACTGCACTCACACATTAACCCATTTtattcaacaaaatcaattaacaCTCACAATTCTCTCACCAATCAACAAATCTAACCTCACTCGCTGATATATAACCGTCTTGATCTTTGTCAAACACTCTGAAAGCTTCCTTCAGTTCCTCTTCTGCTTCACTTTCCTTTTCCGCACAATACAATACAATCAACAAGCGTCGTGACTCGTGGTCAAGACTTCGTGCTGTACTACactatatgaaaaaataaaatagaataaaaattaatgaacatGTGATTCGATTTGATATGCACCTTCATTTTTCTGGCCATGAGATTCAAGAATTCCCCGAATTCTATGGTTCCGTTGCCGTCTGTATCCACTTCACTCATCATGATTTGCAACTCCTCCAGCGTTGGATTTTCATCGAGTGAGCGAATCGCAGTGCCTAATTCTTCGATGTTTATGCAGCCTTTTCTCCAATATATGAacatttatatcatatttacaGAACAGAAATGCAATCGAGTGTATGATTAAGAAAATCAATGTACAAATTCAACAATCAAAAGAAAACGGAAGTGAGATCTCAAGAACGCGAAAACAGAGCTGAAGAAACACATATACATACCATCTCCATCTTTGTCAAAGAGACAAAAGGCTTCCAAAAACTCACCAATCTGTTCTTCCCTCAAGGCCTCCTTCATGCTCACTCTCTACAGTGATACACAAATACCGTATTTTCTAACTAACTTTCACCACAATACAAACTCATTTTATGCAGAGACGAAGGAGCACTCGtgtcatatatataatatatatggtACCTTCCtaccttattttttaattctgtgagtaaaaaacaaaaaaagaaaataatatatacagataacacaaaatagaaatataaaaatagtgtGAAAACGAAATAGAATATAattgtgtgtatatataaatttaataactaaaCTGAATAAACGTGGTCGTTTTGACTAACTAGAGTCTAGGTATTTGTACTTGACTATTCAATTTGGTGAATTAGTAAAATTAGATGTTTGATTTTCGTACGAAACAAGGTCAGGAATGTACTTAAGTTTGAAAaccacaattaattattttaattatacctGCCACGCATAAGCGTTGAACTATAGAACGTACGGCACATGCAATTATACTTTATGAATGAAATGTTGtgtattgtaaaatataattaaagcaagatattatattaatttttttaatgaaatatactatttttgtaattttttttaaagcatGTTAGACAAGAGTATTTTTTTCGTAAAAATTGACCGTATAAAGGAAATTATTGTAACCACCAATTAATACAGGCTAAATTGTATAGTTAaatcaatttgatttatataCATAGATTAagacatatatttttttgttaaaatctaaaaattaattttcagacTTTAAAACAAATGAGGTAAGTGAacaaaaaagggttaaatatgtttttaattcttatattttgggacgattttggttttagtctcttttttaaattaaggtataatttagtccttcaaaattagaaaactctggttttagttcttttcaCTAAATTTGTTTAACTTCATTTGCTGTTTTAAGCACGtttcaataacaaataaaattaagtaaaaagactaaaaccagagtttttttaaagttggaagactaaattgtattttagtttgaaagagatattaaaaccaaaatcaacccaaaacatagggactaaaaacatattaaaaaaaaaagtataatgaaattaaagtagAGAAATATGAGTTGTAGCATTTGGAAATTAACAAAGAAGTTGACCGAAAGTTAGGAAAGAGGAAAATATAAGTCCTACAAAATATCTCTATCCCCTATTCCAAGGACAACAACCTAAAAACTTAATGGGTTATGCGTAGAAAAAACGTTAAGTATATTTTCAGTCACAatacttgaaattgaaatttattattctcttaaattttaatacattttgatttttaaactcTAAATACCAATAGAAatagttgttttaatttaattatatcaattttttacatgttatatgatatttcatactaattttaagtttaaatatattaaataatatgaatataaaatattatgtcaaaataaatttacataattaagttaaaaatactatacttatttattttttaaatttgagaatCAGTTAAAAccgaaaaaataatataattttacatataagCATTGTTCACGTTTAGTTGTGTAAAGTCATGGAGAAAGGGAGAATAAGTCCTGAAACCGTGGCGAATTTGGTGGTTGGCGCATTCTATAAGTTTAGTTTGAGCCATAGACTTAAAGGCATACGGTGTCGTTTCCACTTTGGTTCACGGCTAATGTACGCTActactttttttcaaaatcagatttcttactttttttcaaattaatttattcaaacttTGGAAAACATATTTTGTCCTCTATTTTATTCAtgctttaaatttaaaattagatttttattaaaattcattgttaaatataattttgtctcttaattttttagtaaaaattaaaatttaatcttttttcaaaacttgtGATTAATTTAgcttttgtctttaaatttatgtgaatttaattattttaattaaaatttattaaatttatttgaaatttcaaacatttttatcaattaatattgaagaaaaaaatgaatcaaacaatataaataattcaaatatcaaataaaatttataaaatttaattaaaataattaaatttacatacttttaaaattgagaaactaaattaaacaaaagtttaaaaaacactcattccaattttaacttaaaattaacaaatcaaaaatatattcaaaccCTAATATCAATTAtgcttataatttattttattaattaaaaggaATATTGCTACAAAGGATTAATAATGAGAATTAGTTTATTACATGTTAATACTAGATTTAAAAATTGTAGGGTTTCCTTACATTGCACTGTGATGTTTTTATTTCGt
Above is a genomic segment from Vigna radiata var. radiata cultivar VC1973A chromosome 10, Vradiata_ver6, whole genome shotgun sequence containing:
- the LOC106775405 gene encoding calmodulin-like protein 11; its protein translation is MKEALREEQIGEFLEAFCLFDKDGDGCINIEELGTAIRSLDENPTLEELQIMMSEVDTDGNGTIEFGEFLNLMARKMKESEAEEELKEAFRVFDKDQDGYISASELRSVMRTIGEKVTDEEVAQMVKEADLDGDGLVDYEEFVRMMLAA